TTGTACATAGTTGAGgataacaattatttttacaatGTAGAAGCAGTAGACAATTTATATTTTATGTATGCATTTCGTAGCATTTAAAGCAGGATATATTCGTGCGTAGCACGAACATAGAAAAtagtattattttaaaagcatgaatataaatgttggttgaccaaaatatccttcaaatattgaacgacttttataccttTAATAAACTGTAATCCTATTTTTTTCAACATATACTTCTTATGCCTAAAaacctaaatatatatatatatatatatatatattgattatTAGGAAGAAGAGTTGATGAAGGATAACGTGTATTGGAGTTGGATAAGGAATTTAATATGACCAAATTCCTTTATAGTATACCGTTACAAGTGAATAAAGAACTTAATAATTAATTGGTCAAGACCACTTAATATTAACAAACAGAAAATTGAGATTTAATTCAGGTAATAAATTATATCAAAAGTAAAATATTATAGCTAACTAATAAAATTTTATGCTAAATGAGAAGCGAATGCGTTAAAGGACAAAGTATAAGAATTGAAGTAAGATTTGCTTTTTAGTTTATTTGGCCTAAATTGGATGACTTTTATGTAACAAAAGTTTGAACAGTAATTTTGTGTTATAAACATTAAGTTGGATGACTTTTATGTAATAAATAACAGAAAAATGACTTCTGTGGATAAACTCAAAATTGAATGACCATTGGTtaggatatttttgtgtaattaatACGGATATACTTAAATAAAATAGGATGATGAGAAAAAACAATAATACCTAACGTAAATTTGATTGATTATCTTTTGCAGGTTGGTAAGTATAAATTTCCTATGTTGAAGGAAAACGAAATAGTTGAAACGGTTTCTTCGTATAAACATTCCATCGTAAAAAATTACTATAAAGTCAGAAAATTTTACGGCGAGGGGAGGACTTGATTTTTTAAGAAATTTATTATATTTTACTTTATCAACTtaaatttatttaaaataaataataaatattctTAAAACTGAAAGATATTCttataattaattttgtttatcAACTACTTTCAACATTTTTACATTTGTAAATGACAATGAATAAACTTAATCCTTAATATTAGATTATCTTAGTCGTAACATGATTCCCTATatgagaaaaagaagaaaaacatatatgccgagaacaaaattttcaaagatGTTAAGTGAATATAATCGTATACTATAGTAACATATGTAATTATGAACAATATTGTCTAATAATTCTTGTGATGATTGGGGTAGATAGGAAATAACGTGATGTAACGAccagtttggtcgttatagtcttttcagcatttttaccttTTCGAGCATTGACTAGAGCattttgacccgaagttgacttctGGGTAAACGGACCCTTTTAGAAAATctatcgattccgagaggtccggatggttgctTATGACTTGTGTGGATATtgggttcagttcccaatgcacctggaagcattttgggacttgggttggaagttAGAACTAAATGCACCTGGAagcattttgggacttaggttggaAGTTAGAACTAAGGCgccgggggttgactcggtcaacaaggcCTCCGTtagaaatttcgaggccacgagcattcgtagcgtatttttgtatgggtctgtatatatggtttgtgagcagatggcctcgggaatgactcgggatttcgattgaagacttagaaaaatcgAGGGATTCCGGTACCTGGTGCCCGCAATGGCGGCACCACTGTTACGGTGTGTTGGCCGCTGGGGAGGCCATGTGTATTGCTGGCCAGGCCGCTGTGGCAGTCTTGAGGGTGCTATAGCGGCCCCGCTACCGTCATGGCGGTGACGGGCCAGGTACTTCATTAAATGTGATTTAAATAAgctcttagaccctcattattacccatttcgaaattagagctttggggaacagttcttggacATATTTTGGAGACATttttggaggtaaatcttgcctaATCCTccactcttccttaatcacaatcatcttagatttccccctTCCCATTAACAATCCCTTAGTGATAGaagttgaaggagggttttgatgaacttttccttaagctcatgtatgaggaaattgatgatgtttatgttagattttgactaatctaagcttataaatcatatatcttccacttttagcgttgaatttcggaatcaaagacttagggtttatacctaatttAGGGGTTtcgcttgaaatcagaaattaggctaatctttgagttaaatcagcaattagtggttggattATGGTCACCCAGtacttaatttggcattttgcttccgaatttcccgttttgcccttgtgggcccatttccccaatttctagggctagaattaacctaatttgaatagtagcaatattagtatcattcttcatgatttctaatctagaattcgattatgcttaaaCTACATTGGttttgaggttcagcggaaaggcaaggtaaaagagtgagttgttggtgctgcggttcggccatccaggtaggttatggcttacccttggtgagacttcgtatagcgaagcacatatttaaaTTATATTGTCGGAAACAGCATGtcaaccttcgggtatgaaatcgggttggatattgccttaggttgggccctgttgtgtgtttggggctagccaccccgttatgtgtgatttgattgttctattgtgccggcttaatgccatgagtcgttggtagatattggattctgttttatcatcttgattattatattattggcatacccactgttggtatttgtacttggatatattgttggcgttcccactgttggtacttctgatttggatatattattggcatactcattgttggtacttgtgatattgaacctgattattgatgtgattcatgcattgcacgcaccctcattttcatgatacactgtggagatattgatgatatttgatgagctgggcttagttttacttgagtgacgtgagatggtcgATGTCCGATGctcatcccggaatcgttgattgagtgaaattgatacttgatgaaacccttttacttgagtgacgtgagatggccgatgttcgATGATCAACTCCGGAattgttgttgcatggccgatatccgatgttagtttcggaatcgttgttagtgtacgaactccgcgggtcccccagggtggtgccggtgagaaccccctcgtgggcaaagattcgaggtcccgtctgtctgttgggaaaagattcgggacgggtggcacttagacttcgcgagtcacgcagggttgtgctactgagacatcgatatttccgtccggagtacatgtgtacacctcatttgcatgccattgcattgcattcatcccatcattgcattgcattgcattgcattataacTTGATttagatgtttggtgttgtattgtgatgtggattggattggatatatacAGATTTGGCATATttggggattagatgctttacataggtgatgacggatatttGGAATTAATTGTATTGTCATATCcgtgttggtttatttgcttatctgctttattatcttaattgtgttagctatgcttagtcagccgatgatgtctaccagtactgttgtttgtactgacctgcacttgcttcattcttttatgaatgcagagtatcaggtcggatccacttccgtgacgcgtggctgatcgttgcttcagctttctcttcagtctccagggtgagcatggccgtccgctgccttgaagactatctatctttatgtcctattctattcggAGACATAGACACTCTATGTATTCTTATTCCGGATTGTAGTATTtccctttagatgctcttgtattatttcCATTTCGTTGCTTAATTTCATaaatttatgtatttattcattgttgggttgatggttcgcttaccgaggtggaaaggtaagtgcccgcacgacttaggcaaaataggtcgtgacaaagttggtatcagagccctaggttaaccggtctttaatacaagagcgtgtctagtagagtatcgTGGATCAGTACAATGAACTCCGTACTTATCTgtgggaggctataggacatttaggaaatctcactttcttttcattcttcgTCCTAATTTATTCAATTTGGTATCTAGAAATatcaaattggtatttgactctcttctcttctctcacagatggtgaggactcgagttACGACCGctcgaggtcaggtgccagagcccgcagctacggctggcacccgagggAAAGGACCCATAAAGTCAATTCCCCAAACGTCAAATATTTCACATACAAGAATAGAGTTAAAGGGCATCTCATCCCTTTATGAAATGTTACCGCTTCTCTAGCACTTGTTGCAAGCGGCGACATAATTTCTTGCATCCTTTAAAAAAGAAGGCTAGAATAAACCAACTTCAAGTACTTCAGCGGCTGTCTTTCTTCCTCTATAATGTCCTCCCACAGCTTCATCAAGGCAATGATTTAAGACTTTGTTTATTTCTGTCTCTGGTACACATCTTTTGATTATTTCATTTGTACAacatttaaacaagtaaggatcTTCCCAGTAATAATGCTTCACTTTGTTTAAGCCTTTCTTTTTGTTCGTAAGAAAAATCTTTTGGGATACATCCGCCagccaaataattggcaatgtcagcaaACCAAGGTGGTTGATTTACAACTGTTGTGATTGCATAGATATGCTCATAGGTAAATTCCTCCTTAATATCTGATGTCTCGGTAGGAGGGTCCTCCAAACGTGACAAATGATTAGCAACCTGATTTTCTGATCCTTTTTCTATATTTTATTTCAAGATCAAATTCTTGCAAAAGGAGTATCCATCTTAACAATCTAGGTCTTGCATCTTTCCTTGTTAAGAGGTACTTTAAAGTTGCATGATCAGTGAATACTGTAACTTTTATTCCTATCAAATAGGAATGGAATTTGTCAAATGCAAATACTACTGTCAGTAGTTCCTTCTCCATTGTAGTGTAATTCTTTTGAGCTTCATTGAGTGTTCTACTGGCGTAGTAGATAGGCCTGAAGATCCtatctttcttttttcccaatACGGCTCCAACTGCCGTGTCATTCGCATCACACATTATTTCAAATGGTTGGCTCCAATCAGGAGAAACAACAATTGGGGCGTTGGTCAACTATTCTTTGAGGATCTCGAATGCTTTCCTGCAATCATCTGAAAATTCAAACTTCGCATCTTTCATCAATAGGTTAGTCAGCGGTTTTGAATTTTTTGAAAAATCTTTTATAAACCTTCTGTAAAATTGCATGCCCTAAGAAACTTCTAATGCCTTTTACAATGGTAGAAGCGGGTAATCCTGCTATAAGATTAGTTTTAGCCTTATCCACTTCTATCCCTTCAGCGGTAATTTTATGTCCTAAAACAATTCCCTTTGttaccataaaatgacatttTTCTCAGTTAAGAACTAGATTTGTCTCTTCGCATCTTTTAAGCACCAAAGTCAAATGATATAAACAATCTTCAAATGTCTTACCAAAAAGTTTTCAGTCATGTCTGAAAAAAATTGCCGACATGCAACGCTGAAATTCAGCAAGAGTGTTGCATAGTCCAAATGGCATTCTTCGGTAATCATATGTACCTTAGGGGCATGTGAATGTAGTCTTATCTTGATCTTCTTGAGCAATTGATATTTGATTATATCCAGAATATCCGTCAAGAAAGTAGTAAAAATCATGACCTGCCACTCTCTTAAGCCTTTGATTGATAAAAGGCAAGGGAAAATGATCTTTTCTTGTGGCTTCATTAAGTCATCTGTATTAATCAATACAGACTCTCCATCCTGTAACTGTTCTTGTAGGTATGAGTTCATTATTCTCATTTCTTATCATTGTCATACCTCCTTTCTTCAGTCCTACCTGCATAGAACTTACTTAAGGACTGTCAGATATCGGGTAAATGATACCTGCTACAAGAAGTTTCACTACTTCTTTCTTGGTGACTTCTTGCACTGTTGGGTTCAGTCTCCTCTGGGGTTGGACTATTGGCTTGAAATTATCCTCCATGAGAATCCTATGCATGCAAATAACTAGACTGATTCCTTTGATGTCAGCAATAGTCCACCCTAAGTCTCTTTTGTGTTCTTTCAACATTCTTTCAACACTCCAATCAATTTGCTTTCTTGTTTTGTAGTCAAAGAAGAAGAAATAATCACTGGAAATTCGGATTCTAGAAAAACATATTTCAAATGAGAAGGAAGAGTTTTAAGTTCAACTTTTGTTTGAACTTCTCCTGGTGAGACTTCCTCCTTTTTATGAATCTTTCTCCAGTGTTTCAGCTTCTTCTTTTATTATTGGGTCATCATCACTTGTGGTACCTGAATTGCCCACACATCTTTCTAATGAATCAGTTATTAACTGATCATCTTTGTATTCATCTGCAAGCTCATTTAGCAAGTCAATAGTAAAACAAGAAGATGATGACTCATCCTCAGGAAATTTCATTATTTTCTGCATGCCAAATATCACTCTTTCATCAACAACTAGTAGTATCAATTGTCCTTGATGGACATCAATAATTGTTCTTCCTGTTGCGAGAAATGGTCTACCCAAAATCAATGGTACCTCACTATTTTCCTCCATTTCAAGTACTATAAAATCTACCGGAAATACAAATTTGTCAACTCTAACAAGGACATTTTCAATAATTCCTTTCGGTTTTTTAGTACTCTGATTAGCCAATTGAAGAGACATACTAATGTCCTTTATTTCACCaagtt
The sequence above is a segment of the Lycium barbarum isolate Lr01 chromosome 6, ASM1917538v2, whole genome shotgun sequence genome. Coding sequences within it:
- the LOC132643965 gene encoding uncharacterized protein LOC132643965; this encodes MPSHAKFLKDILSSKQKLEEVSVVKLTENWNDILQNKLPRKLGDLGSFIIPCTLGGVRFEKTLCDSGASINPIPFSIFRKLKLGEIKDISMSLQLANQSTKKPKGIIENVLVRVDKFVFPVDFIVLEMEENSEVPLILGRPFLATGRTIIDVHQGQLILLVVDERVIFGMQKIMKFPEDESSSSCFTIDLLNELADEYKDDQLITDSLERCVGNSGTTSDDDPIIKEEAETLEKDS